A single window of Caldimicrobium thiodismutans DNA harbors:
- the rplN gene encoding 50S ribosomal protein L14, whose translation MIQQQSFLNVADNSGAKELMCIRVLGGSKRRYGSVGDIIVATVKDALPNSKVKKGDVVKAVIVRTKKEVQRADGSSIRFDENAAVLINQYKEPIGTRIFGPVARELRAKGFMKIISLAPEVL comes from the coding sequence ATGATACAGCAGCAGTCTTTTCTGAATGTGGCAGACAATTCAGGAGCTAAAGAGCTTATGTGTATTAGAGTTCTCGGTGGTTCTAAGAGAAGATATGGTTCTGTTGGGGATATAATTGTAGCAACGGTTAAGGATGCTCTTCCAAATTCTAAGGTAAAAAAAGGAGATGTGGTTAAGGCTGTGATAGTGAGGACCAAAAAAGAGGTTCAGAGAGCTGATGGATCTTCCATTCGTTTTGATGAAAATGCAGCGGTGTTGATTAATCAATATAAAGAACCCATTGGGACGCGTATTTTTGGGCCTGTAGCAAGAGAATTAAGGGCCAAGGGATTTATGAAGATTATTTCCCTTGCCCCTGAAGTGTTATAA
- the rplO gene encoding 50S ribosomal protein L15, with the protein MKIDNLKPDPDSKHREKRVGRGHGSGHGKTSCKGHKGQKSRTGLDIKPTFEGGQTPIIRRIPKRGFTNIFKVEYEVINVKDLAERFKEGEIVDLESMKIRGLLKGKDKLVKLLGDGEINFPLTVKVHSASRSAIEKIEKAGGKVELVSG; encoded by the coding sequence ATTAAGATTGATAATCTTAAACCTGATCCAGATTCTAAGCACAGGGAAAAAAGGGTTGGTAGAGGTCATGGTTCTGGCCATGGCAAGACCTCTTGTAAGGGGCATAAAGGTCAAAAGTCAAGGACAGGTCTTGATATTAAACCAACTTTTGAAGGTGGTCAGACTCCTATTATCAGAAGAATTCCCAAAAGAGGTTTTACTAATATATTTAAGGTGGAATATGAAGTGATAAATGTGAAGGATCTGGCAGAGAGATTTAAAGAAGGAGAGATTGTTGACCTTGAATCCATGAAAATCAGAGGGCTTTTAAAGGGAAAAGATAAGTTGGTAAAACTTCTTGGTGATGGAGAGATAAATTTTCCTCTAACAGTAAAGGTTCATTCTGCCTCCCGCAGTGCTATTGAAAAGATAGAGAAGGCTGGCGGGAAGGTAGAGCTTGTCTCAGGTTAA
- the rpsC gene encoding 30S ribosomal protein S3, which produces MGQKVDPRGLRIGITRTWESRYVAKPRELPKFVQEDYQIRKYLKEKYYHAGIPKIEIERAGNNVKVIIYSARPGIVIGKKGAEIEKIKKELQKRFKEREIEVSVEEIRRPELEAQLVAENIAQQIERRVSFRRAMKRAVTLVMRFGAQGVKLQCSGRLGGAEIARSEWYRVGRVPLSTLRADIDYGFATAVTKYGTIGVKVWIFKGEVLPERGGQEKMVI; this is translated from the coding sequence TTGGGCCAGAAAGTTGATCCAAGAGGATTGAGAATTGGGATTACCAGAACCTGGGAATCACGCTATGTAGCTAAACCAAGAGAGCTCCCTAAGTTTGTCCAGGAGGATTATCAGATACGAAAGTATCTGAAAGAGAAATATTATCATGCTGGAATTCCAAAGATTGAAATAGAGAGAGCGGGAAATAATGTAAAAGTTATTATCTATTCAGCCAGGCCGGGTATTGTTATTGGAAAGAAGGGAGCTGAGATAGAAAAGATAAAAAAAGAACTTCAAAAGAGATTTAAGGAGAGAGAGATTGAGGTAAGTGTTGAGGAGATTAGAAGGCCTGAGCTTGAGGCTCAACTGGTAGCTGAAAATATTGCCCAGCAGATTGAAAGAAGGGTCTCTTTTAGAAGGGCCATGAAAAGAGCAGTGACCTTGGTGATGAGATTTGGAGCACAGGGAGTTAAATTACAGTGCTCTGGGCGTTTAGGAGGGGCTGAGATTGCCAGATCTGAATGGTATAGAGTGGGAAGAGTTCCTCTTTCAACGCTAAGGGCTGATATTGACTATGGTTTTGCTACTGCGGTTACCAAATACGGAACTATTGGAGTGAAGGTTTGGATATTCAAAGGAGAGGTTTTACCTGAAAGAGGCGGACAAGAAAAAATGGTTATATAA
- the rplX gene encoding 50S ribosomal protein L24: protein MLKRGSHKNLPKPHEAKCHVKKNDMVVVITGKDKGKIGKILQVFPRKGRAVVEGVNIVKRHTKPTPYSSGGIVEKPAPIHVSNLMLYCPKCKKGVKVRRKILEDGTKVRACKKCGEIIEPKE, encoded by the coding sequence ATGCTGAAGAGAGGATCTCATAAAAATTTACCCAAGCCGCATGAAGCAAAATGCCATGTTAAAAAGAATGACATGGTGGTTGTGATTACTGGTAAGGATAAGGGAAAAATTGGTAAGATTTTACAGGTTTTTCCTCGTAAGGGCAGGGCAGTAGTTGAGGGAGTAAATATTGTCAAAAGGCATACGAAGCCAACCCCTTACAGTAGTGGGGGTATTGTAGAGAAGCCAGCCCCTATTCATGTTAGCAATCTTATGCTTTATTGTCCAAAGTGTAAAAAAGGTGTAAAGGTTAGGCGAAAAATTTTGGAAGATGGCACTAAGGTGCGGGCTTGCAAAAAATGTGGAGAAATCATTGAGCCAAAGGAGTAA
- the secY gene encoding preprotein translocase subunit SecY: MNGKESLLGLANIPELKRRLFYLFLGLAIYRFAIHIPAPGINAEAFLEFFQKAGGTLFGFLDIFSGGALRRFSICALGVMPYISASIIMQLMTVVFPNIKEYYKEGPEGRRKIAYYTRYLTVVICLIQGFGIAVGLERMVSPSGIPIVADPGWTFRIMTMITLCAGTLFLVWLGEQMTEHGIGNGISMIIFAGIVAGIFPAVFRTLKFVQTGEFSFFGLLLIFLLLFGILAFTCFMELSQRRIPVHYAKRQVGRQMVGGQTSYLPLKINSAGVIPPIFASSVLMFPATVASFVPLAFFQDLSRLLSPGGILYNLIFAGLIIFFCYFYTAVVFNPKEVAENLKKWGGFVPGIRPGRATEEFLERVLMRITLIGALYVAFICVLPNFLIYKMSIPFYFGGTSLLIVVGVALDLVGQIEAHLLSRQYETFIRQSKIKTR, from the coding sequence GTGAACGGAAAAGAGAGTCTTCTTGGCTTAGCCAATATACCAGAGTTAAAGCGCAGACTTTTTTATTTATTTCTCGGATTAGCTATATACAGGTTTGCTATTCACATTCCTGCCCCAGGTATTAATGCAGAAGCCTTTCTTGAGTTTTTCCAGAAGGCAGGGGGGACCCTTTTTGGTTTTTTGGATATCTTTTCAGGTGGAGCGTTGAGAAGATTTTCTATCTGTGCTCTTGGGGTTATGCCTTATATTAGTGCTTCCATTATTATGCAGCTTATGACTGTGGTTTTTCCCAATATTAAGGAATATTATAAGGAAGGACCAGAGGGACGCAGAAAAATAGCCTATTATACGCGCTACCTCACAGTAGTTATTTGTTTGATTCAGGGTTTTGGAATTGCGGTTGGACTTGAGAGAATGGTTTCTCCTTCGGGGATTCCCATTGTTGCTGATCCTGGTTGGACCTTTAGAATCATGACCATGATTACCCTTTGTGCGGGGACGCTTTTTTTGGTCTGGCTTGGTGAACAGATGACGGAGCATGGGATCGGGAATGGAATTTCCATGATTATCTTTGCTGGAATTGTAGCTGGAATATTTCCCGCAGTCTTTAGGACGCTTAAGTTTGTGCAGACTGGTGAATTTTCCTTTTTCGGCTTACTTTTAATCTTTCTTTTACTCTTTGGTATTCTTGCCTTTACCTGTTTTATGGAGCTTTCTCAGAGAAGAATACCTGTGCATTATGCAAAAAGACAAGTTGGAAGACAGATGGTTGGAGGACAAACAAGTTATTTACCTTTAAAGATCAATTCTGCAGGAGTTATTCCCCCTATTTTTGCCTCTTCTGTATTGATGTTTCCTGCCACAGTTGCCAGTTTTGTGCCTTTGGCCTTTTTTCAGGATCTATCTCGCCTACTTAGTCCAGGTGGGATTCTTTATAACCTTATCTTTGCTGGCTTAATTATATTTTTCTGTTATTTTTATACAGCAGTTGTTTTTAATCCCAAGGAGGTTGCAGAAAATCTTAAAAAATGGGGCGGTTTTGTTCCTGGTATAAGACCAGGCCGAGCAACGGAGGAGTTTCTTGAAAGGGTTTTAATGCGTATTACCTTGATAGGAGCCCTTTATGTAGCTTTTATATGTGTTTTGCCAAATTTTTTGATTTATAAAATGAGCATACCCTTTTACTTTGGAGGCACCTCCCTTTTAATTGTGGTTGGTGTTGCCCTGGATTTAGTAGGACAGATTGAGGCCCATTTACTCTCCAGGCAGTATGAGACCTTTATTAGGCAAAGTAAGATTAAAACACGCTAA
- the rpsH gene encoding 30S ribosomal protein S8, which produces MMTDPIADMLARIKNALRARKKTVTVPASRLKMEIVKILKEEGFIEDFQYIEEKPQAKIEITLKYDEAKRPVIAGLKRVSKPGRRLYLGYQKLPKVMDGLGIAIVSTSQGIMPDYEARKRKIGGEVICEIW; this is translated from the coding sequence ATGATGACAGACCCCATTGCAGATATGCTGGCAAGGATAAAAAATGCCTTGAGGGCCAGAAAAAAGACAGTGACTGTGCCAGCCTCCAGATTAAAAATGGAGATTGTTAAAATTTTAAAGGAAGAGGGATTTATTGAAGATTTTCAATATATTGAGGAGAAACCCCAGGCCAAAATTGAGATAACCTTAAAATATGACGAAGCTAAAAGGCCTGTTATTGCAGGATTGAAACGGGTTAGTAAGCCAGGAAGAAGACTCTATCTTGGATATCAAAAGCTTCCCAAGGTTATGGATGGCCTTGGAATAGCTATTGTTTCAACATCTCAGGGCATTATGCCTGATTACGAGGCCAGAAAGAGAAAGATTGGTGGCGAAGTAATCTGCGAAATTTGGTAA
- the rpsS gene encoding 30S ribosomal protein S19: MPRSKKKGFFIDDHLFKKVLKAREAGDKKPIKTWSRRSTIIPEMVGLTLAVHNGHKFIPVYVTENMVGHKLGEFAPTRTYKGHPADKGKVSGKKK, translated from the coding sequence ATGCCCAGATCTAAGAAAAAAGGCTTTTTTATTGATGATCATCTTTTTAAGAAGGTGCTTAAGGCAAGAGAGGCAGGGGATAAGAAACCGATTAAGACCTGGAGCAGAAGATCAACCATTATTCCTGAAATGGTTGGGCTTACCTTAGCGGTGCATAATGGGCATAAATTTATTCCTGTCTATGTTACAGAAAATATGGTTGGGCACAAACTTGGTGAATTTGCCCCTACAAGGACCTATAAGGGGCATCCTGCGGATAAGGGAAAGGTTTCTGGTAAAAAGAAATAA
- a CDS encoding adenylate kinase, with translation MNIVFLGPPGAGKGTQAKILIEKYGIPQISTGDMLREHRAKGTELGKKAQEYMDKGQLVPDEIILGMVKERLSQADCAKGFILDGFPRTVAQAEALDKILSEMGKKLDFALALVVPDELLVERLTGRRTCKSCGMMYHVKYKPPKVEGKCDACGGELYQRPDDNEETVRNRLKVYHESTAPLIDYYNKKGILKEIDGSKSIDEITKQLIQILEGK, from the coding sequence ATGAATATAGTATTTTTAGGTCCTCCAGGGGCAGGAAAAGGCACTCAGGCCAAAATTTTGATTGAGAAATATGGTATTCCCCAGATTTCTACAGGAGATATGTTAAGGGAACACAGGGCTAAGGGAACAGAGCTTGGGAAAAAGGCTCAGGAATACATGGATAAAGGCCAACTTGTGCCAGATGAGATTATTCTTGGTATGGTTAAGGAGAGATTGTCTCAGGCTGATTGTGCTAAGGGTTTTATTTTGGATGGTTTCCCAAGGACTGTGGCGCAAGCTGAGGCTCTTGATAAGATTCTTTCTGAAATGGGGAAAAAGCTTGATTTTGCTCTTGCCCTGGTTGTGCCGGATGAATTACTTGTTGAGAGACTTACAGGCAGAAGAACCTGCAAATCCTGTGGCATGATGTATCATGTAAAATATAAACCACCCAAAGTTGAGGGTAAGTGCGATGCCTGCGGTGGTGAACTTTATCAAAGGCCTGATGATAATGAGGAGACGGTAAGAAACAGGCTTAAGGTCTATCACGAAAGCACAGCTCCTCTTATTGATTATTATAATAAGAAGGGAATTTTAAAGGAAATAGATGGAAGTAAAAGTATTGATGAGATAACCAAACAGCTTATTCAGATACTTGAAGGAAAGTAG
- the rplV gene encoding 50S ribosomal protein L22, whose amino-acid sequence MKARATAKYILISPYKARLVADLIRGRKVSEAINILDATPKKASRLIKKVLLSAVANAENNYGLDVDKLFVTGAYINEGPVLKRVWPRAWGRASRILRRMSHITIEVEEKEEKRKRR is encoded by the coding sequence TTGAAAGCCAGAGCTACAGCAAAATATATTTTAATTTCTCCTTATAAGGCAAGATTGGTGGCTGATTTAATAAGAGGCAGAAAAGTTAGTGAGGCTATAAATATCCTTGATGCTACCCCAAAGAAAGCCTCTCGATTGATTAAGAAGGTTTTACTAAGTGCTGTAGCTAATGCAGAAAACAACTATGGTCTTGATGTGGATAAGCTATTTGTCACTGGGGCTTATATTAATGAAGGGCCAGTGCTAAAGAGGGTTTGGCCAAGGGCCTGGGGAAGGGCAAGTAGAATTTTGCGGAGAATGAGTCATATTACCATTGAGGTAGAAGAAAAAGAAGAGAAAAGGAAGAGGAGGTAA
- a CDS encoding type Z 30S ribosomal protein S14, producing the protein MPRKAQLEKAKRKPKFEVRKRNRCSICGRPRAFIRAYGLCRMCFRKLAGEGKLPGIRKASW; encoded by the coding sequence ATGCCAAGAAAAGCACAGTTGGAAAAGGCAAAAAGAAAGCCCAAATTTGAGGTGAGAAAGAGAAATAGATGTTCTATCTGCGGGAGACCCAGGGCTTTTATCAGAGCTTACGGGCTTTGCAGGATGTGTTTTAGAAAACTTGCTGGGGAGGGAAAACTCCCTGGTATCAGAAAAGCAAGCTGGTAA
- the rplE gene encoding 50S ribosomal protein L5: MDLRQKYHNEVKPRLMERFKYPNPHQVPKIEKISVNIGLGEAVVNPKLIDQALVELTQITGQRPRICKARKSIAGFKLRKGMPIGVMVTLRGRRMYDFLTRLIHIALPRVRDFRGLPRSGFDGRGNYTLGINDHTIFPEIDSSKIEKIKGMSITISTSAKTDEEAYELLKELGMPFRR, translated from the coding sequence ATGGATCTGAGGCAGAAATATCATAATGAGGTTAAGCCAAGACTTATGGAAAGGTTTAAATATCCCAATCCCCATCAGGTGCCCAAGATAGAGAAGATATCAGTAAATATAGGTTTAGGAGAGGCAGTTGTAAATCCTAAGCTTATTGATCAGGCCCTGGTTGAGCTTACGCAGATTACTGGACAGAGACCGAGAATTTGTAAGGCCAGAAAATCTATTGCAGGATTTAAGCTTAGAAAGGGCATGCCTATAGGAGTTATGGTAACCCTTAGAGGAAGGAGAATGTATGATTTTTTAACCAGGCTAATTCATATAGCTCTCCCCAGGGTTAGAGATTTTAGGGGACTTCCAAGGTCAGGTTTTGATGGAAGAGGGAATTATACCTTAGGAATTAATGATCATACTATATTTCCAGAGATAGATTCAAGCAAGATAGAAAAGATAAAGGGTATGAGCATTACTATTAGCACCTCAGCTAAGACGGATGAAGAGGCTTATGAATTATTAAAAGAATTGGGAATGCCCTTTAGGAGGTAA
- the rpsE gene encoding 30S ribosomal protein S5, protein MAKAGEEFIEKIIQISRVTKVTKGGKKLRFAALVVVGDGKGKVGFGLGKAPEVPDAIRKAIDKAKKTMIQIPIVKGTIPHSIKVKFGASSLLLKPAPAGTGVIAGGTVRAVMDAAGITDIVTKAIGSTNPHNLIKATFRALSQIQGLDYVARKRGKEVDEILARVRA, encoded by the coding sequence TTGGCAAAGGCAGGAGAAGAGTTTATTGAAAAAATTATTCAAATTAGTAGGGTTACAAAGGTTACCAAGGGAGGAAAAAAGCTAAGGTTTGCAGCCTTAGTTGTGGTTGGTGATGGAAAGGGAAAAGTTGGTTTTGGTCTTGGAAAGGCCCCTGAGGTCCCTGATGCTATAAGAAAGGCTATTGATAAGGCTAAAAAGACGATGATTCAGATACCTATAGTTAAGGGAACTATTCCCCATAGTATAAAAGTAAAGTTTGGAGCTTCTTCTCTTTTACTTAAGCCAGCTCCTGCGGGAACAGGCGTTATTGCAGGGGGAACTGTGCGTGCAGTTATGGATGCTGCAGGAATTACAGATATAGTTACTAAAGCCATTGGTAGCACAAACCCTCATAATCTCATAAAGGCTACTTTTAGAGCCCTTTCTCAGATTCAGGGCTTAGACTATGTGGCTCGTAAAAGAGGAAAAGAAGTTGATGAAATTCTTGCGAGGGTGAGGGCATGA
- the rpsQ gene encoding 30S ribosomal protein S17, translated as MGRKKEFIGTVVSNKMDKTVVVMVETLVKHPLYGKFTKRRKKFMAHDEGNTCKMGDKVLIEETRPLSKRKRWRVKEILERAKVLEVEPSEEGGE; from the coding sequence ATGGGTAGAAAAAAAGAATTTATTGGAACAGTTGTAAGTAATAAGATGGATAAAACAGTCGTGGTTATGGTAGAGACACTTGTTAAGCATCCTTTATATGGAAAATTTACAAAGAGAAGAAAAAAATTTATGGCTCATGACGAAGGGAATACCTGTAAGATGGGGGATAAGGTCCTTATTGAAGAGACGAGACCTCTTTCTAAACGCAAAAGATGGAGAGTTAAAGAAATCTTAGAAAGGGCTAAAGTATTGGAAGTTGAGCCTTCTGAGGAAGGGGGGGAATAA
- the rplD gene encoding 50S ribosomal protein L4 has translation MTEIKAKLIGDTGEVKGEVDLPLDIFGVAPREGLLHEIVRWQMARWRAGTASTKTRSEVRGGGKKPWSQKHTGRARQGSIRAPQWVGGGIVHGPKPRSYEFKLNKKVRRLGLKMALSSRALTENVYVAETFPGLEKPKTKVMEDYLKRAGLKSALIVLPERNQLLEKSVDNLPNVKVLAVEGLNVYDILNFDSLIIDRNAISKLEERLRR, from the coding sequence ATGACAGAGATAAAGGCCAAGCTTATCGGCGATACAGGTGAGGTTAAGGGGGAAGTTGATTTACCTCTTGATATATTTGGAGTAGCTCCCCGGGAGGGTCTTCTCCATGAAATAGTCAGATGGCAGATGGCCCGGTGGAGGGCTGGAACTGCATCAACCAAGACTCGCTCTGAGGTTAGAGGGGGAGGGAAAAAGCCCTGGTCTCAAAAGCATACAGGAAGAGCAAGACAGGGATCAATTCGTGCTCCCCAATGGGTAGGTGGAGGAATTGTGCATGGTCCTAAACCCAGAAGCTATGAATTCAAGTTAAATAAAAAGGTTAGAAGGCTTGGATTAAAAATGGCTCTTTCAAGTAGGGCCTTAACGGAGAATGTCTATGTAGCAGAGACCTTTCCTGGTCTTGAGAAACCCAAAACAAAAGTAATGGAAGACTATCTCAAAAGGGCTGGACTTAAGTCTGCATTAATTGTGCTTCCTGAGAGGAATCAACTTCTTGAAAAGAGTGTGGATAATTTGCCTAATGTTAAGGTTTTGGCTGTAGAGGGTCTTAATGTTTATGATATACTTAATTTTGATAGCCTGATTATTGATAGGAATGCTATTTCTAAATTAGAAGAAAGACTGAGGAGATAA
- the rplB gene encoding 50S ribosomal protein L2, producing MPIKKSKPTSAGRRFQTILINPELTPKEPEKSLTEPLKKTGGRNNYGRVTLRFRGGGHKRLYRIIDFKRDKDGIPAKVIALEYDPNRSANIALLQYMDGEKRYILAPQGLKVGDTVMSGESAEIKVGNALPLKSIPVGTMVHNVELRPGKGGQLARSAGAFAQLLGKEKDYVILRLPSGEIRKVHGNCKATVGQVGNLEWENVIWGKAGRVRWRGRKPHVRGVAMNPVDHPLGGGEGKTHGGRHPCSPWGQPAKGLKTRRKKASDKLILKRRKG from the coding sequence ATGCCTATAAAAAAGTCCAAGCCCACATCAGCGGGGAGGAGATTTCAGACCATCTTAATTAATCCTGAGTTGACACCTAAGGAGCCAGAAAAATCGTTAACTGAGCCTCTTAAAAAAACTGGTGGCAGAAACAATTACGGTAGAGTTACCCTTAGATTCAGAGGGGGTGGTCATAAAAGACTATATAGAATTATTGATTTCAAGAGAGACAAAGATGGGATTCCTGCTAAGGTTATAGCCTTAGAGTATGATCCCAATAGGTCAGCTAATATTGCCCTTTTACAATATATGGATGGTGAAAAGAGATATATCCTTGCCCCGCAAGGCTTAAAGGTTGGGGACACAGTGATGTCTGGAGAGTCTGCGGAAATCAAGGTTGGGAATGCCCTACCTTTAAAGAGTATACCTGTTGGAACTATGGTGCATAATGTAGAGTTGAGGCCAGGCAAGGGTGGACAGTTAGCCCGTTCAGCTGGTGCTTTTGCTCAGCTCCTTGGAAAAGAAAAAGATTATGTTATATTAAGACTTCCTTCTGGAGAGATTAGAAAGGTTCATGGAAATTGTAAGGCAACAGTTGGTCAGGTGGGAAATCTTGAATGGGAAAATGTTATCTGGGGTAAGGCAGGAAGAGTCAGGTGGAGGGGAAGGAAACCCCATGTGAGAGGGGTTGCCATGAATCCTGTGGACCATCCCCTTGGTGGTGGTGAGGGTAAGACCCATGGTGGTAGACATCCCTGTTCACCCTGGGGCCAGCCTGCTAAAGGGCTTAAAACTCGCCGTAAAAAGGCCTCAGACAAACTAATACTTAAAAGAAGAAAAGGTTAA
- the rplW gene encoding 50S ribosomal protein L23 translates to MKDPRTIILAPIITEKSMLLKEGNNQVSFWVDPKANKIEIKKAVEELFKVKVLDVQTIRSKGKPKGGYRNPGRTSLRKKAIVRLAEGQSIEFFETV, encoded by the coding sequence ATGAAGGATCCAAGAACAATAATTTTAGCACCTATAATAACAGAAAAGAGTATGCTTTTGAAGGAAGGCAATAATCAGGTTTCTTTCTGGGTAGACCCTAAGGCTAATAAGATTGAAATTAAGAAGGCGGTAGAGGAGTTATTTAAGGTAAAGGTTCTTGATGTCCAGACGATAAGGTCTAAGGGAAAGCCCAAGGGTGGTTACAGAAATCCTGGTAGAACAAGTTTAAGAAAAAAGGCTATTGTCAGGCTTGCTGAGGGCCAGAGTATAGAATTTTTTGAAACTGTGTAA
- the rplF gene encoding 50S ribosomal protein L6, whose product MGEVSRLGRKPVEIPQGVKIELKEDGLIKVQGPKGVLEKKLPPLVRIKIEGTQLLVEKDAPQKKLQNKAKAFQGLAWALINNMITGVTKGFTKSLDIVGLGYKAEVKGQEIVFSLGYSHPINFPLPPGITAKAEKGTEQVQVRLTLEGADKELLGQVAANIKRLRPPEPYKGKGIRYTGETILRKAGKSGKGGKK is encoded by the coding sequence ATGGGTGAGGTTTCTCGTCTTGGAAGAAAACCTGTGGAGATACCACAGGGGGTTAAGATTGAGTTAAAAGAAGATGGCCTTATCAAGGTGCAAGGACCTAAGGGAGTTCTTGAGAAAAAGCTTCCTCCCTTAGTAAGGATTAAAATTGAGGGGACCCAGCTTCTCGTTGAAAAGGATGCCCCTCAGAAAAAATTGCAAAATAAGGCCAAGGCTTTTCAGGGATTAGCCTGGGCCTTGATTAATAACATGATAACAGGGGTAACTAAGGGATTTACCAAATCTCTTGATATTGTTGGATTGGGATATAAGGCTGAAGTTAAAGGACAGGAAATTGTTTTTTCTTTAGGGTATTCTCATCCTATTAATTTTCCTCTTCCCCCGGGTATTACAGCAAAGGCTGAGAAGGGGACAGAGCAGGTTCAGGTAAGGCTGACCTTAGAGGGAGCTGATAAGGAGCTTCTTGGTCAGGTTGCAGCCAATATTAAACGCTTGAGACCACCTGAGCCATATAAAGGAAAGGGAATTAGATATACAGGGGAGACTATTTTAAGAAAGGCAGGAAAATCTGGAAAGGGTGGTAAAAAATAA
- the rplP gene encoding 50S ribosomal protein L16, with amino-acid sequence MLLQPKKTKYRKMHKGRVRGIATKGNTLSFGDYGLKVLEGGWMTAQQIEAGRVAIVRTARKGAKIWIRVFPDKPITKRPAETRMGKGKGPVEGYVAVVKPGKIIYEIAGVPEEVAKEALKLAASKMPFKCKIVSREEL; translated from the coding sequence ATGCTTTTACAGCCAAAGAAGACCAAATATAGGAAGATGCATAAGGGAAGGGTAAGAGGTATTGCTACAAAAGGTAATACCCTTTCCTTTGGAGATTATGGCTTAAAGGTTCTTGAAGGGGGCTGGATGACCGCTCAGCAGATTGAGGCAGGCCGTGTGGCTATTGTCAGAACAGCCCGAAAGGGTGCTAAAATCTGGATAAGAGTTTTTCCAGACAAGCCCATTACCAAGAGGCCAGCAGAAACCCGTATGGGAAAGGGAAAGGGGCCTGTTGAGGGGTATGTTGCGGTAGTCAAACCCGGCAAGATTATCTATGAGATTGCAGGTGTTCCTGAAGAGGTAGCTAAGGAGGCTCTTAAGCTTGCAGCATCTAAGATGCCTTTTAAATGTAAGATAGTTAGCAGGGAGGAGCTTTAA
- the rpmC gene encoding 50S ribosomal protein L29, producing the protein MKAKELRELSLPELKEKLSQLREELFNLRFQKTIHRLENPLKIRNLKRDIARVLTILKEKELNLRKG; encoded by the coding sequence ATGAAGGCCAAGGAGCTTAGGGAGCTTTCGCTTCCCGAGTTAAAGGAAAAGCTTTCCCAATTGAGGGAAGAGCTTTTTAATTTGAGATTTCAGAAGACTATTCATCGCCTTGAAAATCCCCTTAAGATAAGAAATTTAAAGAGAGATATTGCCAGAGTTTTAACTATCCTTAAGGAAAAGGAGTTAAATTTAAGAAAGGGGTAA
- the rpmD gene encoding 50S ribosomal protein L30: MKKVKITLVRSRFGWNSKQRETLKGLGLKRVGQSVLREDNPSIRGMIEKVRHLVCVEEVNE; the protein is encoded by the coding sequence ATGAAAAAGGTTAAGATTACCCTGGTTAGAAGTAGATTTGGTTGGAATTCCAAACAGAGGGAAACCTTAAAAGGCCTTGGTCTTAAAAGGGTTGGTCAATCAGTATTAAGAGAGGATAACCCAAGTATTAGGGGTATGATAGAAAAGGTGAGACACCTTGTTTGCGTGGAGGAAGTCAATGAGTAA
- the rplR gene encoding 50S ribosomal protein L18, with product MRPEVKIEKRLRRKKRIRKKVLGTQERPRLAIFRSKKQIYAQVIDDLTGHTLIACSSLTPEVKEKLKELKEKGEVKNKVEAAFIVGKFLAEKAKAKGIEKVVFDRGGYKYHGRVKALAEGARSGGLEF from the coding sequence ATGAGGCCAGAAGTAAAAATTGAAAAGAGACTTAGAAGGAAAAAAAGAATTAGAAAAAAAGTCCTCGGCACACAGGAGAGACCTCGTTTAGCAATCTTTAGAAGCAAGAAACAGATTTATGCTCAGGTTATTGATGATTTAACTGGGCATACCCTTATTGCCTGTTCCTCTTTAACCCCAGAGGTTAAGGAAAAGCTTAAAGAATTAAAGGAAAAGGGTGAGGTCAAAAATAAAGTTGAGGCTGCTTTTATAGTTGGAAAGTTTTTAGCTGAGAAAGCTAAAGCAAAAGGGATAGAGAAGGTAGTATTTGATCGGGGTGGGTATAAGTATCATGGAAGGGTTAAGGCCCTGGCTGAAGGGGCAAGAAGTGGTGGTTTAGAATTTTAA